From the uncultured Trichococcus sp. genome, one window contains:
- a CDS encoding ABC transporter ATP-binding protein — translation MSEMKQRRPQGGPGGGHGPMGGMSAPVVKAKDFKGGFKKLAAYLSPFKWLMAVVFILAVASSLFGIVGPKIMALAIDKLVAGVMLKFTGGSGEIDFDYIGSVLLGLLGLYVLSASFSYLQGFLMSGVSAKVSYKLRKDIMEKINKLPLAYFHKNSQGDVLSRITNDVDTLNTSLNQSLTQIITSITTLVGVFIMMLTISWSLTLVILVVLIVSMMLLMLIMSKSQKHFANQQKYLGAVNGHVEEMYGGHVVMKAFNGEAKSVAAFDKENDQLIEAGFKAEFLSGLMMPLLSLIGNLGYVVVCIMGGAMAAAGKMTIGDIQAFLQYVRNFTQPLTQVAQVGSQLQRMVAASERIFEFLEEEEETVTEAKIEMATADVKGNVRFDHVKFGYEPEHLVIKDFSADVKEGQTVALVGPTGAGKTTMVKLLMRFYDLTDGAIYIDNHNLTDFTRSDLRTEFGMVLQDTWLYNGTIMENIRYGKLDATDEEVIAAAKAAQVDHFVRTLPDGYDMILNEEANNVSQGEKQLLTIARAILADPQIMILDEATSSVDTRTEVLIQKAMETLMHGRTSFIIAHRLSTIKNADLILCMNNGDIVEQGTHQELLAKGGFYADLYNSQFDEGEE, via the coding sequence ATGAGCGAAATGAAACAAAGAAGACCGCAAGGCGGACCGGGCGGAGGCCACGGTCCGATGGGCGGGATGAGCGCGCCGGTCGTGAAAGCGAAGGACTTCAAAGGCGGATTCAAAAAATTGGCCGCTTATCTGTCACCGTTCAAATGGCTGATGGCAGTCGTCTTCATTTTGGCGGTCGCATCCTCCCTGTTCGGGATCGTCGGACCAAAAATCATGGCTTTGGCCATCGACAAATTGGTCGCCGGCGTCATGCTGAAATTCACAGGCGGATCCGGCGAAATCGATTTCGATTACATCGGATCCGTCCTGTTGGGACTCTTGGGCCTGTATGTGCTGAGCGCCTCGTTCTCTTATCTGCAAGGCTTTCTGATGTCGGGCGTCTCCGCAAAAGTTTCCTATAAACTGCGCAAAGACATCATGGAGAAAATCAACAAATTGCCGCTGGCCTATTTCCACAAGAACAGCCAAGGGGATGTGCTTTCCAGGATCACGAATGATGTGGACACCTTGAACACCAGCCTGAATCAGAGTCTCACCCAGATCATCACGTCGATTACGACACTGGTGGGCGTCTTCATCATGATGCTTACGATCAGTTGGTCGCTGACGCTCGTCATCCTTGTCGTGCTGATCGTGTCCATGATGCTCCTTATGCTGATCATGTCGAAGTCGCAGAAGCACTTCGCCAACCAGCAAAAATACTTGGGTGCGGTCAACGGCCATGTCGAAGAGATGTACGGCGGACATGTGGTCATGAAAGCCTTCAACGGGGAAGCGAAATCAGTTGCCGCTTTCGACAAAGAGAACGATCAATTGATCGAAGCCGGGTTCAAGGCGGAATTCCTTTCCGGTTTGATGATGCCCTTGTTGAGCCTAATCGGAAATCTGGGTTATGTCGTGGTCTGCATCATGGGCGGCGCGATGGCTGCTGCCGGTAAGATGACGATCGGGGATATCCAAGCCTTTCTGCAATACGTGCGCAACTTCACCCAACCTTTGACGCAAGTCGCCCAAGTGGGGAGTCAATTGCAACGGATGGTGGCTGCCTCTGAACGGATCTTCGAGTTCCTGGAAGAGGAAGAAGAGACGGTGACCGAAGCGAAAATCGAAATGGCGACAGCTGATGTCAAAGGAAATGTCCGCTTCGACCACGTCAAGTTCGGTTATGAACCGGAACATCTGGTCATCAAGGACTTCTCTGCGGATGTCAAAGAAGGTCAAACAGTCGCGCTCGTCGGCCCTACCGGAGCCGGCAAGACGACGATGGTGAAATTGTTGATGCGGTTCTACGACTTGACGGACGGAGCCATCTACATCGACAACCATAACCTGACCGATTTCACGCGCAGCGATCTGCGGACGGAATTCGGGATGGTGCTCCAGGATACGTGGCTTTACAACGGCACCATCATGGAGAACATCCGCTACGGAAAACTGGATGCGACGGATGAAGAAGTCATCGCCGCCGCAAAAGCTGCCCAGGTGGATCACTTTGTCCGGACATTGCCGGATGGCTATGATATGATCCTGAACGAGGAGGCCAACAATGTTTCGCAAGGCGAAAAACAATTGCTGACGATTGCGCGCGCTATCTTGGCCGATCCGCAGATCATGATCCTGGATGAGGCGACAAGTTCGGTCGATACGCGGACGGAAGTGCTGATCCAGAAAGCGATGGAAACCTTGATGCACGGAAGAACAAGCTTCATCATCGCGCATCGCCTGTCGACCATCAAGAATGCCGACCTGATCCTCTGCATGAATAACGGGGACATTGTCGAACAAGGAACCCACCAAGAACTGCTGGCGAAAGGCGGCTTCTACGCCGACCTCTACAACAGCCAATTCGACGAAGGCGAAGAATAA
- a CDS encoding ABC transporter ATP-binding protein: MKVIMKYLKPFAGTILVSLLILFGQAIGELSLPNLMSDIVNTGIQNGGVEQEAPEALPSEGFALMALFMAEEDKETFQNSYQLIEGGSAEAEAYSAEFPESQEADFYVLDETDPDQLSSLESIFSKASYSFVAFMQEMSVQQGNAAVVDAESGFEDADMNQLYALLPQLQQLPQEAFTASMDVAEVAEPMLYSQIGILFTKLFYEDLGADMDALQNQYIMTKGAQMLAIALAVSVASVAVAYFSSRIASKVSGRMRRDVFAKVESFSNAEFDNFSTASLITRTTNDVQQIQQLITIGIRMLCYAPILATGGLIMAIDKSVSLAWTIAVAVIALVGIMMSILSIAMPKFKMLQSLTDRLNLVSRENLSGMMVIRAFGNEPFEENRFNDANEDYTYTNRFVQRLMSLLMPAMMLVMNGVSLLIIWFGSQQVADSALQIGDMMAYIQYVMQIIMAFLMISMMFIFLPRASVSATRIGEVLDTDLSITDPIDAQPSVKNEGLITFNNVSYHYPKASENVLTDISFTARPGETTAIIGSTGSGKSTLINLIPRFYDVTDGAIEIDGIDIRKMTQADLRRNIGYVPQKGMLFSGDITSNVLYGKDDASVEDIMKALEVAQAKNFVAEMEDGIETAIAQGGGNVSGGQKQRLAIARALVKKAPIYIFDDSFSALDFKTDAALRSALHAYTDNATVLIVAQRISTIMDAEQIIVLDKGKIVGIGTHDALMKNCETYQEIAKSQLSEEELA; encoded by the coding sequence ATGAAAGTGATAATGAAATACCTGAAACCTTTTGCCGGTACGATTCTGGTAAGCCTGCTGATTTTGTTCGGTCAGGCAATCGGTGAATTGAGCCTGCCGAATCTGATGAGTGACATCGTCAATACCGGCATCCAGAACGGAGGCGTCGAACAGGAAGCGCCTGAAGCGCTGCCGTCTGAAGGCTTCGCGCTTATGGCGCTGTTCATGGCTGAAGAGGATAAGGAAACGTTCCAGAACAGCTATCAGCTGATCGAGGGCGGATCGGCGGAAGCCGAAGCCTACAGCGCAGAATTTCCGGAAAGCCAGGAAGCGGATTTCTACGTGCTGGATGAAACCGATCCGGACCAATTGTCCTCGCTGGAGAGCATCTTCAGCAAGGCAAGCTACAGCTTTGTGGCGTTCATGCAGGAAATGTCTGTTCAGCAAGGCAATGCCGCAGTAGTCGATGCCGAGAGCGGCTTCGAGGATGCCGATATGAACCAACTTTACGCGCTCTTGCCGCAATTGCAGCAGTTGCCGCAGGAAGCTTTCACGGCATCCATGGACGTTGCCGAGGTTGCCGAGCCGATGCTCTACAGCCAAATCGGGATCCTGTTTACGAAACTGTTCTATGAAGACTTGGGGGCGGATATGGATGCGCTCCAAAACCAATACATTATGACGAAGGGCGCACAGATGCTCGCCATCGCTCTTGCGGTGTCCGTTGCTTCCGTAGCGGTCGCATATTTCTCTTCACGGATCGCCTCTAAAGTGTCCGGCCGGATGAGAAGGGATGTCTTCGCAAAAGTAGAAAGTTTTTCCAACGCAGAGTTCGATAACTTTTCGACCGCATCCCTGATCACACGCACGACCAATGATGTGCAGCAGATCCAGCAACTGATCACAATCGGTATCCGCATGCTCTGCTATGCACCGATTTTGGCTACTGGTGGCCTGATCATGGCAATCGACAAGAGCGTCTCGCTGGCGTGGACAATCGCCGTTGCGGTCATCGCACTTGTCGGCATCATGATGTCGATCCTGTCGATCGCGATGCCGAAGTTCAAAATGCTGCAGAGTTTGACGGACAGACTGAATCTGGTCAGCCGCGAGAACCTTTCCGGCATGATGGTCATCCGCGCTTTCGGCAATGAACCGTTTGAAGAAAACCGCTTCAACGATGCCAATGAAGACTACACCTACACAAACCGCTTTGTGCAGCGGTTGATGTCCCTCCTGATGCCGGCGATGATGCTCGTCATGAACGGTGTTTCATTGCTGATCATCTGGTTCGGTAGCCAACAAGTCGCCGATTCTGCCCTGCAGATCGGGGATATGATGGCCTACATCCAATATGTGATGCAGATCATCATGGCCTTCTTGATGATATCGATGATGTTCATCTTCCTGCCGCGCGCTTCTGTATCGGCAACCCGGATCGGGGAAGTGCTGGATACGGATCTGAGCATCACGGATCCGATTGACGCGCAACCGAGCGTAAAGAATGAAGGCCTCATCACCTTCAACAATGTCTCCTATCATTATCCGAAGGCGAGCGAAAATGTCTTGACCGACATTTCCTTTACGGCCAGACCAGGCGAAACGACGGCGATCATCGGCTCGACCGGTTCCGGCAAATCGACATTGATCAATCTGATTCCGCGTTTTTATGATGTGACTGATGGCGCCATCGAGATCGACGGCATCGACATCCGGAAAATGACGCAAGCCGACCTGCGTCGCAACATCGGCTATGTTCCGCAAAAGGGGATGCTCTTCTCCGGAGACATCACCTCAAATGTTTTGTACGGAAAAGATGACGCTTCGGTGGAGGACATCATGAAGGCCCTTGAAGTCGCCCAAGCGAAAAATTTTGTTGCTGAGATGGAAGACGGTATCGAAACAGCCATCGCACAAGGCGGCGGTAACGTCAGCGGCGGACAGAAACAGCGCTTGGCCATTGCCCGCGCCTTGGTGAAAAAAGCGCCGATCTACATTTTTGACGACAGCTTTTCGGCCTTGGACTTCAAGACGGATGCGGCGTTGCGTTCCGCGTTGCATGCCTACACGGATAACGCAACCGTTCTGATCGTGGCGCAACGGATCAGCACCATCATGGATGCGGAACAGATCATCGTTCTCGATAAAGGCAAAATCGTCGGGATAGGGACTCACGATGCGTTGATGAAAAACTGTGAGACTTACCAAGAAATTGCTAAATCTCAGCTTTCAGAGGAGGAATTAGCATGA
- a CDS encoding MarR family transcriptional regulator, whose amino-acid sequence MISREMMGAYIPMLHNQFKEQMNRLVGKIDLTTSQIHVLFYLKSRGDEEVIQKDIEEKFNLTNPTVTGIIKRLEAKGFVTRTVSSKDARSKSIHLTEKSIAASEEMKRALQEANKKVFEGFNEEELDVLEGCFKRMLHNLEGGCVHQHQHGHVHQKENN is encoded by the coding sequence TTGATATCACGCGAGATGATGGGAGCTTACATCCCGATGCTCCATAACCAATTCAAGGAACAGATGAACCGATTGGTGGGTAAAATCGATCTGACCACGTCCCAGATCCACGTTCTTTTTTATCTGAAGAGCCGTGGCGACGAGGAAGTGATCCAAAAAGACATCGAAGAGAAGTTCAATCTTACGAATCCGACCGTGACCGGAATCATCAAACGGCTGGAAGCGAAGGGATTCGTCACGCGCACGGTCAGTTCGAAGGATGCCCGTTCCAAGAGCATCCATCTTACCGAAAAAAGCATCGCCGCATCGGAAGAGATGAAGCGGGCTTTGCAAGAGGCCAACAAAAAAGTTTTCGAAGGCTTCAACGAAGAGGAACTGGATGTATTGGAAGGATGCTTCAAAAGGATGCTGCACAACTTGGAAGGCGGCTGCGTCCACCAACACCAACACGGGCATGTGCATCAAAAAGAAAACAACTAA
- a CDS encoding MmcQ/YjbR family DNA-binding protein produces MNRKEGTHLENLNNVRNRLIALCQEHAHVIEDYPFGDSEWTVMRHEGNRKTFAYIYERNDEVWLNVKNTPERNDYLRETIPEIMPAYHMNKTYWITLRLVSEELYPVADRIITESYRLTQTKPRKKTMVQDLHRT; encoded by the coding sequence ATGAACAGGAAAGAAGGAACACACTTGGAAAATCTGAACAATGTCCGGAACCGGCTGATCGCCCTTTGCCAAGAACACGCGCACGTCATCGAGGATTATCCTTTCGGCGACTCCGAGTGGACCGTCATGCGCCACGAAGGCAACCGGAAAACCTTCGCCTACATCTATGAACGGAACGACGAAGTCTGGCTGAACGTGAAGAACACTCCCGAGCGGAACGACTATCTGCGCGAGACGATTCCGGAAATCATGCCAGCCTATCACATGAACAAGACCTACTGGATCACCCTGAGGCTCGTCTCCGAGGAGCTTTACCCGGTCGCGGATCGGATCATCACGGAAAGCTACCGGTTGACGCAGACCAAACCGAGGAAAAAAACGATGGTACAGGATCTGCATCGAACATGA
- a CDS encoding 16S rRNA pseudouridine(516) synthase, whose product MRLDKLLSECGYGSRGQVKKLIRSKQVSIDGEIVLADNHNVDPQLQTVIVSGKTLTHRTNVYYMLHKPAGVVTAVSDEGNRTVIDLIDPSDRRPGLYPVGRLDKDTEGLLLITDNGQLGYQLLLPHKKVTKRYEVVVNERVTAADQEAFAEGIVFHGGTTCKPAHLTILSHGDEESRVLLDISEGKFHQVKKMFLSVGKKVTYLKRLTMGPIELDESIPLGSYRPLNEAELEQLKPYFC is encoded by the coding sequence ATGCGATTGGACAAACTGCTCAGCGAATGCGGCTACGGTTCGCGAGGGCAAGTGAAAAAATTGATCAGAAGCAAACAGGTCAGCATCGATGGGGAAATCGTGCTGGCGGACAACCACAATGTCGATCCGCAGCTCCAGACGGTCATCGTCTCGGGGAAAACGCTGACGCACCGCACCAATGTCTATTATATGCTGCACAAACCGGCCGGCGTTGTGACGGCGGTATCCGATGAAGGCAACCGGACCGTCATCGATCTGATCGACCCGTCCGACCGCAGACCGGGCCTCTATCCTGTGGGACGGCTGGACAAGGACACGGAAGGGCTGCTGCTGATTACGGACAACGGGCAGCTGGGCTATCAGCTGTTGCTGCCGCACAAAAAAGTGACGAAGCGCTATGAAGTCGTCGTGAACGAGCGCGTGACAGCCGCCGACCAGGAAGCCTTCGCTGAAGGGATCGTCTTCCACGGCGGGACGACCTGCAAGCCTGCCCATTTGACCATCCTCAGCCATGGGGACGAGGAAAGCCGCGTGCTGCTGGACATCAGCGAGGGAAAATTCCATCAAGTGAAGAAGATGTTCCTTTCGGTCGGCAAGAAAGTGACTTATCTGAAACGCCTGACGATGGGACCTATCGAATTGGATGAATCGATTCCGCTGGGGAGCTATCGGCCGCTCAACGAAGCGGAATTGGAACAACTGAAACCGTATTTCTGCTAG
- a CDS encoding nucleoside-triphosphatase, with protein MGKVTIITGEMDAGKTTELVRRYHELPAGTADGFASTKAFSEQGVFEGYDLRRLATGKTVPFIRLRKADELLAQQDGCIFDRFIFLREPLAAAEQAIRDILSDPSVRTVLLDEIGPVELQGNGFCRALKVLLESDKELYLCINRKNLDSVTKIFGIAAYQLIEVED; from the coding sequence ATGGGGAAAGTGACTATCATCACAGGTGAAATGGACGCCGGGAAGACGACGGAACTGGTCCGGCGCTACCATGAGCTGCCCGCCGGTACGGCCGACGGTTTCGCCAGCACCAAGGCTTTTTCGGAACAGGGTGTGTTCGAAGGTTATGATCTGAGGAGGTTGGCGACCGGAAAAACAGTTCCTTTCATCAGACTGAGGAAGGCTGATGAGTTGCTGGCTCAGCAGGACGGCTGCATATTTGACCGCTTCATTTTCCTGCGGGAGCCCCTTGCGGCTGCCGAGCAGGCCATCCGGGACATCCTTTCCGATCCGTCGGTCCGGACCGTACTGCTGGATGAAATCGGTCCGGTCGAACTGCAGGGAAACGGCTTCTGCAGGGCGTTGAAGGTTCTGTTGGAGAGCGACAAGGAGCTGTACCTTTGTATAAATCGAAAGAACCTGGATTCGGTGACTAAAATATTCGGAATCGCGGCGTATCAACTGATTGAAGTTGAAGACTAA
- a CDS encoding FAD binding domain-containing protein: MVKVFIPKTLAEALSIRNLHKTLVINGGTDVMVKFRRWSGMPPDFPLDVLHIGNLAELKHIEIAEGNLMIGAAVTLSELLEHPLVPDYIKLPIRQLASPAIRNMGTLAGNLCNASASGDSLPMLYALDAEVTLASTTGMRKLPVGQFITFAKQTLLRRDELMTEIIIPLADYTVSYYRKIGGRKVNAISKASFYAVAIKREGIIEDVRIAFGSVAPTAVRDRSCEEILMGTAGTELAANIETLRTRYGELLAPLDDSRSTADYRRHVSLQLLEDFIGRGLVT; the protein is encoded by the coding sequence ATGGTGAAAGTGTTCATTCCGAAGACGTTGGCGGAGGCGCTCAGCATCAGGAATTTGCACAAGACCCTCGTCATCAATGGCGGAACCGATGTGATGGTGAAATTCAGACGCTGGAGCGGCATGCCGCCGGATTTTCCGCTGGATGTGCTCCATATCGGAAATCTTGCGGAACTTAAACATATCGAAATCGCTGAAGGAAACCTTATGATCGGCGCAGCCGTCACGCTTTCCGAACTGCTGGAACATCCGCTAGTACCGGATTACATCAAACTGCCGATTCGTCAATTGGCTTCCCCTGCCATCCGCAACATGGGAACACTCGCAGGGAACCTCTGCAACGCCTCTGCATCGGGAGACAGCCTGCCGATGCTCTATGCGCTCGATGCGGAGGTTACGCTGGCATCAACGACCGGGATGCGAAAGCTTCCCGTTGGACAATTCATCACCTTTGCCAAACAGACGCTGCTTCGTCGCGATGAACTGATGACGGAGATCATAATACCGCTTGCCGATTATACGGTCTCCTATTACCGGAAGATCGGCGGCAGGAAAGTCAACGCCATCTCCAAGGCGAGTTTCTATGCCGTGGCGATCAAGCGGGAGGGCATAATCGAAGATGTGCGGATCGCATTCGGTTCCGTAGCTCCGACGGCCGTCAGGGACAGGTCCTGCGAAGAAATTTTGATGGGGACAGCGGGAACGGAACTGGCTGCAAATATAGAAACGTTGCGCACGCGATACGGGGAATTGCTTGCGCCGTTGGATGACAGCCGTTCCACGGCGGACTATCGGCGGCACGTATCGCTGCAGTTGTTGGAGGATTTCATCGGAAGGGGGCTGGTGACATGA
- a CDS encoding (2Fe-2S)-binding protein, with amino-acid sequence MMEVISFKLNGQGVELKTDPARRLLDIIRKDFDCKGAKEGCGEGECGACAVLLDGRLVNSCLITAAMVAGKDIWTIEGYRETKRFQLLKNKLAEHGSVQCGFCTPGIIMAAEALLSKSPHPTEEEVREGISGNLCRCTGYTMIVDAILAASRESEGLW; translated from the coding sequence ATGATGGAAGTCATTTCTTTCAAACTGAATGGGCAAGGAGTCGAATTGAAGACGGATCCTGCCAGAAGGCTGCTTGATATCATCAGGAAGGATTTTGATTGCAAAGGGGCCAAGGAAGGCTGTGGGGAAGGCGAGTGCGGCGCCTGCGCCGTGCTGCTGGATGGCCGTTTGGTCAATTCCTGCTTGATCACGGCAGCCATGGTTGCAGGAAAAGATATCTGGACCATCGAAGGCTATCGGGAGACGAAAAGGTTCCAACTGCTGAAGAACAAGCTGGCGGAGCACGGCAGCGTCCAATGCGGTTTCTGCACGCCAGGCATCATCATGGCGGCGGAGGCGCTGCTATCGAAGAGCCCTCATCCGACTGAAGAGGAAGTCAGGGAAGGCATTTCCGGAAACCTGTGCCGTTGCACCGGCTATACGATGATCGTCGATGCCATCCTGGCCGCATCAAGGGAGAGTGAAGGATTATGGTGA
- a CDS encoding xanthine dehydrogenase family protein molybdopterin-binding subunit, with amino-acid sequence MEKISKSIKRFDFDDKVEGKAKYCADLHPEGMLYARTLRSEVPRAKIRAIRLPELPEGYTIVDHRDIPGKNIVPIVYEDQPFLAVDEVNYIGQPILLIVGPDKEVILDIIGKIEVDYELLQPILSIEAALEQTDSFIFGDKPYFVEYGYAKGDPDAAAAQAVRVIEDEFRTGYQEHVYLEPQAMLAIYDGERVSVYGSMQCPYYIHSGLKQALGWGDDRVRVVQLPTGGGFGGKEEYPSITGVHAALAAIKTGRPVQLVFDRPEDIRASTKRHPSIIRLKSHLDAENRIIAREIDVKLDAGAYAGLSSVVLQRTIFSVCGVYDIPNLKVTGKAYATNNIVAGAFRGFGGPQAFFAIEMHMEHIAAELGTDPLEWRRSYFLKKGDTSSTGGVFHSEIKLAEIADVVERLSDYQEKRHCFDARKNSLQGVGCSFFFHGCGFTGAGEAELLKSRVKLKKYADGTVGIFVSSTEIGQGALTTLRKIVAESLGIPIAQTKLTYPDTADCPDSGPTVASRTAMIVGRLLQECAEEVKRRWSEGTFEVTKDYVYPEHLSWDNEKLVGNAYPEYSWGANVVEVAVDPVTYEVETKGVWAVYDIGTPIDEKIVQGQIEGGVMQGLGYAAMERLQAKGGKLLQDSLSEYLIPAAVDFPRIAFELIENPYAGGLSGPKGWGSCR; translated from the coding sequence ATGGAAAAGATCAGCAAATCGATCAAGCGTTTCGATTTCGATGACAAGGTGGAAGGGAAAGCCAAATACTGCGCCGATCTGCATCCGGAAGGCATGCTGTATGCAAGGACGTTGCGCTCCGAAGTGCCGCGCGCAAAAATTCGTGCGATCCGTTTGCCGGAACTGCCGGAAGGGTACACAATCGTTGATCACCGTGATATCCCCGGCAAGAATATTGTGCCGATCGTCTACGAGGACCAGCCGTTTTTGGCAGTGGATGAAGTCAATTATATCGGGCAGCCGATCCTGTTGATCGTAGGGCCGGACAAGGAAGTCATCCTTGATATCATCGGGAAAATAGAAGTGGACTACGAATTGTTGCAGCCGATTCTGTCGATCGAGGCTGCCCTGGAACAGACGGATTCCTTCATTTTCGGTGACAAACCCTACTTTGTCGAATACGGATACGCAAAAGGCGATCCGGATGCAGCCGCAGCGCAAGCGGTCCGGGTGATCGAGGATGAATTCCGCACCGGCTACCAGGAGCATGTCTATCTGGAGCCACAGGCGATGCTGGCAATCTACGACGGCGAGCGCGTCTCCGTCTATGGCTCGATGCAATGCCCGTATTACATCCATAGCGGCCTGAAACAGGCGCTCGGCTGGGGGGACGACCGGGTGCGTGTCGTCCAGTTGCCGACGGGCGGAGGCTTCGGCGGCAAGGAGGAATATCCTTCGATTACGGGAGTCCATGCGGCTTTGGCGGCCATCAAGACGGGCAGGCCGGTCCAATTGGTGTTCGACAGGCCGGAAGATATCCGCGCCTCGACCAAGCGCCATCCCAGCATCATCCGGCTCAAAAGCCATCTGGATGCGGAAAACCGCATCATCGCTCGGGAAATCGATGTCAAGTTGGATGCCGGAGCTTATGCGGGCCTCTCCAGCGTTGTGCTGCAGCGGACGATCTTCTCCGTCTGCGGCGTGTATGACATCCCAAATCTGAAAGTGACGGGGAAAGCCTATGCGACCAATAACATCGTGGCCGGCGCATTCCGGGGCTTCGGCGGACCGCAGGCATTCTTCGCCATCGAAATGCATATGGAACACATCGCAGCTGAATTGGGCACCGATCCGCTGGAATGGCGGAGGAGCTACTTCCTGAAAAAAGGGGATACCTCTTCGACCGGCGGGGTCTTCCATTCCGAAATCAAATTGGCCGAAATCGCCGATGTTGTTGAAAGACTATCCGATTATCAGGAGAAGCGGCACTGCTTTGATGCCCGGAAAAATTCCTTGCAGGGAGTCGGCTGCTCGTTCTTTTTCCATGGCTGCGGCTTCACCGGAGCTGGTGAGGCGGAACTGCTTAAATCGCGGGTGAAGCTGAAGAAGTATGCGGACGGAACGGTGGGGATTTTTGTATCGAGCACCGAAATCGGCCAAGGGGCTCTGACCACCTTGCGCAAAATCGTCGCCGAAAGCCTGGGAATACCGATTGCGCAAACCAAACTGACCTATCCCGATACCGCGGACTGTCCCGATTCCGGCCCAACTGTCGCATCGCGGACGGCCATGATCGTCGGACGGCTACTGCAGGAATGCGCCGAAGAGGTCAAGCGACGGTGGTCTGAGGGAACATTCGAAGTGACCAAAGATTATGTCTATCCGGAACACCTTTCGTGGGACAACGAGAAGTTAGTCGGGAATGCCTATCCGGAATATTCTTGGGGAGCCAACGTGGTCGAAGTGGCAGTCGATCCGGTAACGTATGAAGTAGAAACCAAAGGCGTTTGGGCAGTATATGATATCGGAACACCAATAGACGAAAAAATCGTGCAAGGGCAGATCGAAGGCGGCGTCATGCAGGGCTTGGGATACGCAGCCATGGAAAGGCTGCAAGCCAAGGGAGGCAAACTGCTGCAGGACAGTCTTTCCGAGTACCTGATCCCCGCAGCCGTGGACTTTCCGCGGATCGCGTTTGAATTAATCGAAAACCCTTATGCTGGAGGCCTTTCGGGGCCAAAGGGTTGGGGGAGTTGCCGATGA
- a CDS encoding nucleotidyltransferase family protein, whose product MMGTEGVILAAGKSSRMTGNSKMTMDLNGRTVIERSIDSLRPFCSRIVVVTGFHSEAVMESAGHCTKVVFVHNPDCENGMFSSLRMGLRHAEGERVLILPGDCPFITHEVCEKLLQGKGDIVLPAYQGKHGHPVLLSRRAIEDLLADDRCQSLQEYISANKAEIIAVDFQEILWDIDTPEDYAKAGDYFQAKEQR is encoded by the coding sequence ATGATGGGAACCGAAGGCGTCATCTTGGCCGCCGGGAAGTCCTCCCGGATGACGGGGAACTCGAAAATGACGATGGATCTGAACGGCAGGACCGTAATCGAAAGAAGCATCGATAGCCTGCGCCCGTTCTGCAGCCGCATCGTTGTCGTGACGGGATTCCATTCCGAAGCGGTGATGGAATCGGCCGGGCACTGCACCAAAGTCGTTTTCGTTCACAATCCGGACTGCGAAAACGGCATGTTCTCCTCCTTGAGGATGGGCTTGCGGCATGCAGAAGGGGAGCGTGTCCTCATTTTGCCCGGCGACTGCCCTTTCATTACCCATGAAGTCTGCGAAAAACTGCTGCAGGGTAAAGGGGATATCGTCTTGCCTGCCTATCAGGGGAAGCATGGACACCCGGTCCTGTTGAGCCGTCGGGCGATAGAGGACCTGTTGGCGGATGATCGCTGCCAAAGCCTGCAGGAATACATAAGCGCAAACAAAGCGGAAATCATCGCGGTGGATTTTCAGGAAATCCTTTGGGACATCGACACGCCGGAGGATTATGCCAAAGCAGGGGACTATTTTCAAGCGAAAGAACAGAGGTGA